In Oryza sativa Japonica Group chromosome 8, ASM3414082v1, the sequence CGACTGCCCGTCGTTCGATAGGTGCCCTATCGAATtgcacccgttcgacagggacctactttcgcgattttccccggttggccactacttttgcgattttccataaaaataatattaattctcaacAAAATTCGAGGTTTTTGGCATACGAAGCGGCGAGGATAAGAAAACGAAGCGCATATGCGAGATGTGTCGGGTGCTGCCTTTGAAGTACGACGATGATAATTTTTGGTTTTCTACAATACGTCGATTATTTTTAATCGAAACAGAGGGAATAAATCAGTACTAATAGGGTGACACTCTTATCAACACTCCTAAATGTTGTGTTAGGCCCCTTTTTAGCATTACGTTTGAATTGAACAAGCATTAACAAGTTGGTTAATCTGAATTCAATTAAAAACGTTTGTTCACGTTCGCCTCAATCTGATGAATGCGGGCTTTTCCGGAAAAGCCCTGTTCCTGTTACTCTGTTAACAGCAGGAGTCAGGGACCTTACTTACATCCTGCCATGCACGTTGACCGTAAGACCACATGCAAACAGGTAGTAGTCGTTCTACGCTGGCCAAAAGGTCTCACGGTCAACCAATTAGCGCAGAACAGAGTTGTGAAACAAATAAATAGGGATTCACTATGCATCCTTTCAAAACAAGCTTGGGAACTAACAGTGCTACTGCCTCACTCGTCTAGCACAAGCATCGTCAGATCACATGAATTGTTGCATGCTCAGTGGACTCTAGCACGGGCACAGCAGTATCTCACAAAAGCAGATTAAAGCATCCAAAGCTTAATATATGATTGCAGAGCGATGAAGCATCAAAGCGCATTAAGAAAAACAATCCAAGAATGGTTTGCGTACTCAGTTGGAGCTCCAGTTTCATAGCATCGTTCTACAAGGGAGCACCCATCCCTACCGTCATAACGTAAAATGTTTTCTTCAGTTCACCAGATCCATAAAAGACGGGATGCAACAGAGAAAGGAATTATGTAGAGGGGCCTTCGATTGCTCTAACTTGTCTCGGCTTTAGCGTCCGACTCCTGGGATTTTCCGGCTTCAGCAGCCTTCTCTGCGTCTTGAGGTTTAGACACTTCTTCTAAACAAGGGAGCAACAAAGTCAAAAAAGATGGCATGAGGACTTTTAACAAGCAAGATTACAATTAAAAGGTACtaagatatataaaaaaacaaagataaCTGGCACTCTTATATCAACTTAATTGACATAACATAGTTGTTTAAATTGCTTATAATTGATGCCTAGATGTACTTCAAGTCTGCAATTTCTTGGAGGTACTTCAAATCTCTAGATTTATGTACAATATGATGAATACAAACTGATTTGCAATTTCTTGGGAATGTGCTTCAGTTCTCTAGACGTAAGTACAATATGATGAATACGAGTACACGCGACACTAACCTTAATCTGCACCTAGTGACACTAACTTTACATGCATCAAAAAGTTTCCTAACCAGTATGTAAGTATAATGGTTAAGAAACTTTTGATGCATGTGATTAAGGTTAGTATCATACCTATCACAAAATCAATGCAAGTAAGAAACATATCAGACTAATTACCACCATAATAGTTACAGCATGAACAACATAATTCGGGCCAAACTATTCCAAAATGTGCAGGAGAACCATTAAATAGCACTTTTACTTCTACAATCACAATATCAAGAAACAGTCCtgtatgatgaaaaaaatagcttTATCCTATTGAGTTGCATTTATATGTGCCAAGCATGAAAGGTGCAATATTTTGATCACTGCTGTTAAGAGTACGAATCACACAATTGCAGATTTTTCAAGAATTGGCCTTTCAATTAATGGCATTTGTCACGTGCATGAGTCATATCACTCATCTGGTCAGGCAGTTCAAACTAAACCATACTAATCTTACCAAACTGCAAAAATAATGCTTccttaatttatattttcacaGAATCATATTATGCTATCATATAGCTAATAGAAACAAGTGGATATTAATGAGAATCTGTGGACACAATAAAGGAAGACAAACCTTCATCGTCACTCTCGTCCTCGAACTCATCCATGCCACCCATGCCACCCATACCGCCCATACCACCCATGCCACCCATCATCTCAGCCATGCCACCCATGCCACCCATACCACCCATGCCACCCATCATATCACCCATTCCGCCCATTCCACCCATTCCACCCATGCCAccaaaattctataaaaaaagaCATAAAGAAAAACATTAGTTTAAAAAACAATATATGCATGAGCAAAAAGGAAATCTAGGAATAAACATGAAATCTGAAAAGAACTAATTACCGAAAAGTCCATTCCATCCACGTTGACATCAGcacctaaaaaataaaatatatgcatATCAAAACGTTGGATAAGGAACAAGGGCTTATTTACATTAATAAGGCCAGATTAAATTTCCTGGAATATCTATATAATTaagttaaaaaataatatattataagaGCAGATTAGGTCCCTAAACTGATATTAGTTTTGGGGCTTGAATGTGGAATCTAAACGAGTGAGACAATGTAGGTTTATATCCAACATAACGAGTAATAACAGTTTGTCCTgcgcatgatttttttttaccatgacCAGTTGAAAAACAAATGGAATGCCTTAAAGAGAAACATATATGGAACATTCTTCAAATTCAAACATGTCATTATGTGCTATGATCAAATGATACTCCATTCTAACATGTTAGGCGCACTTGCTTCATCTCACTTGTTCTCATTATGCTGCTACTAGTTGCGTCAAACATGAGAAAACAAGTCCACAGTTTATCACCGCAAAAGAAGTGCATAGCTtaccatcatcatcttcatcaaccCATTTGTCCCAGTCAACTTTCACAAAGTGTGGTGCCTTTTGATCATCTCGAACAAGCTTCTTCCACCATTTGGCCTCAGCTTTTTCTACAATACAGAATATGGACCTAACACCTACACTTATTTTGCTCTCCTGTAGAATCAAAACAAATAAACACGGGATAAGGAACCACGCATTTTAATATAGAGGAAACTGCAGTCATATAGCTATTGCACGAGCATGTATTACCTCAACATTTACTTTGTCGTTCAACTCTAGCTTTGATTCGTATAAGTTCCCATCAGTTCCAGCTGTAGCAGAGAAAGAGAATACACCTTCTGGTTCCAGATTGACCTTAGCATCCTTAGCATCAGCTAATTGTACAGTTATGTAAACCTTGTCAATCCTCTGAGCCCACTTCACTTCAGGGTGCCGACTACaggaaacaaaaagaaaaccataaaaaaaattcaattctgAGCACCTTACAAGAAGCAAAAGAATGAGGGTTAGATCCCTTTGAGGTTAAACTCCAATACAAATACATCAGCAGCCTACAAAAATCCACAAGTTTACTGTGTGCCAGTAATATCCATGCTATATGAACAAGtgacaagtactccctccgtatcatatttgactttttttctagtcaaatttctttaggtatgaccaaatttatagaaaaatttagcaacatctacagcaccaaattagtttcactaaAATGTAATGCtgaatatattttggtaatatgtTTGTCTTGTGTTGGAAATATTgccatatttttctataaacttggacgaactttaaaaaaaattgactggAAAagaagtcaaaacgacttataatgtGAAACACAGGGAGTATTATACAAAATACTGATAAAAATGAAAGTTTTCTTAATGAATATAAAATGGTGGTGTCTGGTAATCCTATCATAAAGCAAAACCAACAAAGAATCCTTAGAGAATACCGAGACACAATTGCCATTGGCATCAGTATCAGAGTTACCTACAACTGAACATGAACTAACACTTACAATGAGAAAGCACTAATGCAAAAATGTATTACAAACCAGATTTCAATCTCTTAAAAATATCACAATCGATAGACAAAACTACAAAGGCACAGAAATATCTACTAATAAGAGATATCTAGGAATAAGAGATAAACTAATTGCCTCCTAACAGTTATCAGAAGCTGCACGCACCATGGCATGAACcaacttagagcaagtttaataataaagCCAACTATGAACTTATAGCACATATTAGAGTTGACATGCATAGTAGATAAGCTATAAGCTTATCtatatttttcttctcctctctatcTCATCTATACAATTAACTTATCCATCTTAAAGTATGTGAATGGTTAGCTCTTACATGAGACTGAGACCCAACCCTCTTCATTTTTCAAACTCTCTCTTCCACATAAGCTTACATTTGGCTACTTGGCTTATAGCCCACTATTAAACTTGAGCTTATTATTACTTTATTATTAAACTCCTGGTCGTCAGTGCGAAGTTATCCTCGTTAACTATAGGACTATACGAGCAGATGATCACCTCCAATTAACCAAATAAAACCCTGGCTAGCTCAATAAACCACACGAGCTACACCTAAACAGTAGCTGCCGCACAAGCATAATTAACCAACCCGACACAGTGGGAAACCAAAGCAGAGAGATCTACCAACACACCGATAGCTGGGGGCAacccgcgcacgtgcgcggggACATGGCCGTGAACTGAGGCGCACCACCAAAAACCATCTAAACTTCCTACGGCCAACCCCCAACCCCCCAACCCTAGCAACAAACAGATCCCACAGAAATCAAAACACGACGAACCCTAGCGTCAAGCCCACGCCCGCGGAAGGGACCCCACGGGCCCTCTCGCGCTGCCGGGGATCTTCCCCCCGCGTGCACAGCGGCTGCCCCCTCCAGATCTAACCGCTCCCGGCGCTGGACGGCGCGTGCGGGCGGCGCGGAGTATGGGTTTCTCCGCCGAATCGGGAGCCGAAGTGAtgatgggagaggaggaggaggaggaggggagcaaTCGCTCACCTCATGCTGCCGTTTACcggtggaggcgacggcggcggcggcgggtgagggCCGAGGGTTTTGCGAGGTTTTTTGGGGAATGGAAGATGGAGAATGAAGGAGTGGAGAGGAAGTGTCTTGAAGTAGGGAAACGGAGGCGGTGCTGCGAGGGGGATGGGCTGGGCTTGGCTGGGTTCTCGTGGGCCTTGACTTCGCTGCAACCGaaagaaggaaaaagtccaCAAGGACTCCCTCGAATATAGGATGAATCTGATTCGTATCCCTTACCCATAATACCAGATATCTTGACCCTCTTAGCTATTAAAACTGATGCAATATGAatcctttggtggttttgaaggTGGTTTTCGTTGATGTAGCATCTAAGTATCGCATTGACTTAGTCTTCGTCATCTACGtggcattaaaaaaataaaacataatgTGTGGGGCCCATGGGTCAGACGACGGCGTGAAACCAACGGGACCAAGGCGGCACCTAGCGAAAGAAGAGCATAAGGCGGCAGCTACCTCGTCAGCGGGGGAAGTGCTGGCCACGCACGGCCGGAATCATCTAGGCGTCGTTGGTCTTGCCTTGGCCACGGTGGGGAGGCGAGAGAGGACGACGGTAGGGAGGACTAACCGATGGTGGTTGGGGAAACGAGGATGATAGCAAGGAGGCCAAGGCAAGGGGTGAGAAGGGTATGCAACAGCAAGGAATGCTATGATTTCCCAGCGGCGTTTGCGGTGTTATCTTCTCCAAAGCCCATGGCCGCGGCTGCGGCGTGCTCAACAAAGAGCCACTTGGGCATCGACTGGAGAAGGAACAACGGAAGTTGTACCCAAGGGGGACAAAGGGCTCCGAGCGTCATCGTCGTCCGTGATTTGGCTCCCAGGGTGCTCGACATTGCGAATGGCAATGGCATTCGCCGAGCTTGATATCTCCCCCAGCACCAAACCCTTCCTCCTAGCACCAATGCAGATTTGGCAGGCGAGCGAGCGATCCCGTCCTTCCTGCTAGTCCTGGGGCCTCGCGGACCGCAGACAAGCTCACCACCACCTCCAATTTCTCTTCCACAGGGCACTAGTGCGGTGCCAACACTCCTCTACCTATCGTCGTCCTCTCCAGCCTCCCTGCTGCCTACTCGTCCTTCTTGCTCCTCCCAAGGGCTCTCCAACTACTGTAGCGTCCCTTTCTACCGATGAGGTCTGTCGGTGAAATGGGCCCAGGGGTACACACAGTAAAGGGAAATATCTTTCCCATCTAGTCGCGTGGCCACGCGGCCTCGTTTCCCCCCGCCCCTCGGGTAGCGAGGTGGCtagggggcctcggggtgcggtggccagggggcctcggggtgccacgccACACCCCTCGGGCTTTCGGGGCGTGCTACCCCGGGGCCCTCGCCCGGCCACCACATggtggggagaggaggcgaggcgaAAGACGATGCTCCGCGCCTTTAATGCGCGGCGCCCCAACCGTCCCGCACCGCATTCAATGCGGCGTGGGGGGACGTGCGGCGCCGCTCGATTGACCCATGTCAATCGAGCATGACCGGCTTGTGACTGGTCACAGGCGACGGGACGGGGGGCAGTGCCCCCATGTTCTGCTCTGTGTCAGGCGGAGTGGGGGCATGTGTGCCCTGTCCCGTCGGCACGCTGCTAGGGGCGCCCCACGCGCGTGATGAACCGCCGAAGTCTTCATGCAATTAATAGGGAATGACAGggatgtcccccgtgtcaggcagAGGACAGCGCTGGGCCCCACCTGAAGATAGGCGACCATGTTGCTTCCGGTTGAAGCAAAGGATAGCGGTATGATTAGGACCATGTGGGTCCCCCCTTTCCGTGGAGGGGTAAGTGCaaacggtgcatgtggtatccccttgaactataaaaggaggaccgtTACCACTAGGAAAAAGGACGATTGGAGGAGAACTCAAGCTCGAAGGAAGAACAACTAGGTTCCCATCGGAGCTTGAAATCCCTTGTAAAAACTCACCATAatcccacacacaggagtagggtattacgctcggtagcggcccgaacctgtataatcctcGATCTCCCACACAGTCCCGACAGCGATCGAGCAACTAGACTGCAAGCGGAAGTAGGCTCCTGTCATCGTGCCatttcccccggccgaactcacaaggGGGGGGGGTCTCACGACCACCTGCTAgggaggatcactcctcgacaagGTCGCTGCTGCCTCCGGTTCCTCTTTCGTCAGGCATCGCGCATGGCGCCACCACTCCCTCCCCTGTCGTCATCCTCTCCAGCCTCCCCGCTACCTACCCATCCTTCCTGGTGCTCCAAGGGGCTAACCGGCCCCGCTGCATTCCTTCTCGTTTACGAGGTCACCACCACTTCCGGCCTCTTCTGCCGGGCATTGGTGCACTGCCCTTGGTCCCGCCAAGGCGCCAATCGTCGCCCTGACCACAAGAGAGTGGGAGGgaaaaagaggaagaaaaataCAATTGTTGACCTATGAGTCCCATggttttaatgttttttttttttattataacatgtcaATGCAACACATGGACGTCATGTCAGCAATACAACTCTCACTATTACCTTAGGAGTAATTTTGTACAAGTTTTAATAGCTGAGGGAGTCATTATACCTTGTTTGACGGTTGAGGGATATAAATCAaattcgatatatatatatatatatatatatatatatatatatatttaatgtagtcaaagtggactttttccgtGAAAGAATGGCATAGGCCTACTCGTGCTACACCAAGGCTCCGTTTAGTGGAAACATATAACACAAACTTCGCATGTATACTCCCTGCACACAAACTACTAAATGTCACTTACGATTCTCGAAAAGTTTACGCATATAATTTCTAATAGGGTTACACCTATGTGTAACTCAAactcattatattttagcctaAAAAATCTGATGTTTTTAAGAATATAAATATTTAGAATTTCTCTCTGTATATATGATGAATTTAATAATAAAGTTTACACGTTGATGTAATAGTATTGAAAATACATGTGCATTTTTTTCTAGAGTTTTATGTGAACACGATATATACACGTGAAAACTTGTGTGCATATAACAAATTTGCTATAATAAAATGGTAAAAGTTGAAAGTATAAGGGTGATATAATTACGTTTATACGAGTTTAACAGGCTAACTTGCGAGTAGAGCCAAACTTAGTTCCTTAAGGTTAAAAGAGTTGAACCGAGCAGgctcgttttgattttttttattttaagaataAATTTCACTTCGGGCCACTTTTTATTACTgatgtttcactttggaccaccctttaagcaatattttcactttggagTGGGTAAACCTGCctttgtttcactttggaccacccgaCTCTCTTCTCAAGCATATGAACGATCTCGATTACATCATCTCCTACTCGTCAATGAACTGCCACAGCTATATGTAAGACTATTTCTTCGACATATTAAAAATTGGATGTAGATCGATAAAAGAgtaagggtggtccaaagtgaaataaAGGTAAAAATAcccggtccaaagtgaaaacattAGTCCTAAGGTGGTCCAAAGCGAAACATCGGTAATAAAAGGTGGTAAAATTAActcttttatttattaaaatatttacataaataattttctatttgaaaattttacaaaactagtcgccctcgccgccctttTACAAAACTTAGTCACCCACCGCCCATCGCTCGTTCCATGAGTTCAGATCACCTCACTAATGTATGCATAAATAAGTGAGTAGGCGATGACGAATGACCTTTAGATAACCTTATTCATGTATGCATAAATGTGTAGATGATGAAAGACTAATAAGCGCTTCATGCGTGCCTGCGATGTACACATTTATATGGATGAATACAATTCATAATAGAAGATTCCGTTCTACATATGGATATGGTCTGTTGCATCCATGAATTTCGAAGTATTTGAAGATGCACCCTCAGTGAGTTGATAACCACCATTCACATGGTTCAAAAACACGAGTGCATTTGAAGGGAGCCACAAAGATGATACTACAGTTACACAACATAAAAGAAAATCCCGAAAAAGTGTCCATTTATTGCAGAAGAGGAGTCTATGTTTATGATTTGCTAGCAGCTTCTGCCTGTTGAACTGTGGCACCAGGTTGAGCAGAaactgctgctgcagcagctgaTGGAGAATACACCTTAGCTCTACGAAGAATCTCGGCAACAACCCAGTGCTTCCTTTTGCTCAAGGGCCTAGAAGGATCAAGCTTAACCTGGAGAGAAATTATCCAGTCATCATCAAAAAGGTTTTTCTTGGAGATAAAAAATTAATGCGCTCTTAGGTCGCACTTTGTGAACTACAAAAGGGGGAGATTAGTCTCCAGCAAGCTGATAAAATAGAAAAGTGCAGTAGGACAGCTCAAGATCACTAATATATTCGTCATAAGAGCAAATATGTTAGTcccaacatatttttttttctaaaaaaaaaatccctgtcACAAACTCACAGGGTAAAGTTGAACTTTTATGCtgtctttttatttatttatttatttattttaacaaTAGGTGGTGCAATCAATAGTCAGAACATAAAAGTTTCTGTTAAATCCAGTCCCTTGGTAATGTGGATCTTCGGGCGcacaaaacaaattaatttgAATAGGCAAAATCTTATGATGTGAATATGTTAACACTGTTATCACATTTGCATAAAGCAAAACTAATTAGAAAGTGGCATGTTAACATTATAACTATGCTTTGCAACAAATTATCTTTCAGACCTCCGTCCATGCTTTGCCAAGTTGCCATATCACATAAGATATGAGAAAATTCAGAGGCAAAAGATTATGCCACTATTAAAATCTAGTACAACCATCATTGTCAAAATTCTCATGGAAAGATTGTTTTGCATCTGATGAAGTAACTAGCTTACTGAAGTTCAGAGCCCCCAAAAGGGGCCTCTCTTGTCTGGAGTTGACACTCCTGATTAAAGGGTTGGCTTACTGTTTAGTGTATCAATTACGCCAAGAATTAAACTTCAGATTGTGCCTTAACTTTCAGTTGCTAATGTTATAGATTGAGGCTATAAATACTTGACATATCAAAAAGCTCTGGTCAAGAACTATTATGTGCTTATGATTAACCCTCAAATTTCTGAACTATATGAAACAATGTACATAACTAACACCAAAATCAAATTACAAGAACACAATATTTAAGATAACTTATCACggtggaaaaaaaacacaaactgTAACTCAAAGAGTACCACTATGCAGTAGTGCCCTAGTAGCTCATATATGAACATCATAAATAGAAAGCAGTAGCATATAATCCAAACAGTTGTTCACTGCCGAGAGTAGTAAAATACAAAACTAATACTAATTGAAGTTGTTTTCAGAAATACTATCATGGCATTGTTAACGAGCAGATATGCAAGCAGACAGAGAAATGTCAACTCTTAAGGATTAGGTGCCATGACATGTAATGATGTCAACCATATGGTTGCAACCTCCCTACAGGCATCAATTTAACAGCTGGAACTATACAGAATAGGATAACAATCCACAATACTGTAACAACTAGTTTTGTTACAAGTCAAACTCCTTCAAGTTTAACCAAGTTCATAGAAAAATGTATCATCATTTCCAAtaccaaacaaatatattataaaaatatgttcAATGGCGGatataatgaaattaatttggtgttataaatgTTGCCAcattttcctaaatgtttggtCACAATTAAAGAAGCTTGACTTAGGACGAAATGAAAACATCTTACatcctgaaacggagggagtagattataAAAATAGCTCAAAAAGAAGGCATCATGTGCACTCTATATATTATATTACCACATTAATTGAAGGAAAAAGTAAAtatttacaccattagattgtTATGAGTCCAGAGTATAACGGTGTAGATTGATTATTGGATATTATAGGCATTTGAGTCGTTGACATAATACAACTCTATTCTATGTAGGCAAAATCTGGTCAAGAAATACAATAGAATCCAACTCCAGTTCCAAAGCAATTAGGAGTAGTTGTTAAAACAGATCAGTAGTCAGTATTCATGTACTGATTTTCTCTTTCCTTTGAAAGGATTCACTCAGGGATGCTCAGAAGcatacaaattaaaaaaaaaaaggtctctGACCCGGTTCAAACAAACTGGCTGGCTAGACAACATCACTTCCATGTACATACATGGTGGTTCTGGACTTCCAGCAGCCATGCACATTGAGAGAACAGAGAAAGGCAGGCTAGATATTTAACAAATGAAAAAAAGTTTCTGTTGACATTTAATCAAATTTTGCTAAATGGCACAATCAAATTCCAGCTTCAAACATAGTAGTACAACTAAATTTTATTCATGCAACAAGCATAATGAAAGGCCCGCTGCTAAACTGGCCAATGCCGCAAACATGAGAATTGTGttatttttgtgcaaatatagtTCAAGACATAAGCATGACAGGTGCAATGGTGAGCTATGCAGGTAACCTACTGATCAGTTAGTTGAGCAGCTTAAATATACAGTTGAAACTGAAGAGAAACCCCCAACCCAATCTAAAAGTACAATGCTTCAAAAATTCAAGTTATAACTAGCAGCATTCTGGATGGTGCTTTTGAGGAGTGACGAGCAACATGACAAGTAGCAATTTAAGCTACCAAGGCATCAATTACTGTGTTAACTAGACACAGCTATCAAGATAGCAACCTCCTAGAAGTAGAAAAACATATACATAAAAACACATGGCTCAGGCAGATAATGCAATCAGAGCAAGGCAGGGCAAGCAACACATATTTTGTTGGCTCCAAGTGATGCAACAACAGATTTGACACTTTAAAGCAACTACAGCATGACTCGAGTCAAAAGACAATTCAATAGCTGGATTACTGGGCAAGAGGTGATCAGTAGGCCTCTGGTGGTACAATTGCCTTCGGAAGTTATATATAATCATGTAGAATTCTTGGATCAAACTcgcatttatatttgtaagttacAATACGCCATTTGTGATTTCATATTTTCATGTATTTCTTATCTTCCAAAACCGGGATAGAAATTGACTTGAACATTTCTCAGTATTGTGCGAAAAAAAGGCAAGATCTTTCATTTACTCCTTTCACTTCTCTGTGCATAAGGGAATAAAGAAATTTTATAAGTCAatggtggtggcagtgaatcAGCCACCACACCAACTCTACAGTAGATCCTTTTATCAACACATTCCTGAA encodes:
- the LOC4345370 gene encoding 30S ribosomal protein S17 produces the protein MKPVVGIVVSNKMQKSVVVAVDRLFHHKMYNRYVKRTSKFMAHDETEDCNIGDRVKLDPSRPLSKRKHWVVAEILRRAKVYSPSAAAAAVSAQPGATVQQAEAASKS
- the LOC4345369 gene encoding uncharacterized protein Os08g0359500, with amino-acid sequence MSRHPEVKWAQRIDKVYITVQLADAKDAKVNLEPEGVFSFSATAGTDGNLYESKLELNDKVNVEESKISVGVRSIFCIVEKAEAKWWKKLVRDDQKAPHFVKVDWDKWVDEDDDGADVNVDGMDFSNFGGMGGMGGMGGMGDMMGGMGGMGGMGGMAEMMGGMGGMGGMGGMGGMDEFEDESDDEEEVSKPQDAEKAAEAGKSQESDAKAETS